The following coding sequences lie in one Euhalothece natronophila Z-M001 genomic window:
- a CDS encoding DEAD/DEAH box helicase: MSVFPINSTLDLSTLFPFELDNFQVRAIAALEQDKSVVVSVPTGSGKTLVGEYAIHRALAKGKRVFYTTPLKALSNQKLRDFQEQFGSEQVGLLTGDISVNRNAGVVVMTTEIFRNMLYGTSIGAVGTSLENVETVVLDECHYMNDPNRGTVWEESIIYCPQEIQLVALSATIANAGQLTDWINEIHGATELIKSDFRPVPLEFYFSNPKGLFPLLDQKKQKINSRLKPKKKGGKNRVSKSDCPDIGTVVEQLAERDLLPAIYFIFSRRGCDLAVEQLNFLSLVTAEESEQIQSALEEFLHKHPEGARAAQVEPLRRGIAAHHAGILPAWKGLVEELFTRGLVKVVFATETLAAGINMPARTTVISSLSKRTDQGHRLLRASEFLQMSGRAGRRGMDERGNVVCVQTRFEGAKEAAYLATQEADPLVSQFTPTYGMVLNLLQRQTIQEAKSLLQRSFAQYLANQKLIPEQKAIAQLTQDIARIDVEIAPIPREYFHQYEKLQAHLKEERRILKYLERQAQRDRAPALNAALAEIRSGDLLYLKGKYVTVATPMPAVLVDRQPSPGQSSLLICLAEDNRWYVATERDVSAIGETLVSQAKISDLQPPRDLELKPGKRRRGNEITGEIAEKLKARTPPNLDSPEVEAQQAKIANLQQQLKDHPLQQWGQPKQLLKTYNRRRQCVEELQKHQANTRENQSQHWQEFLNICEVLKTFQGLDNYHQPTPLGETAATIRGDNELWLALVLRSGYLDQLSPSHLAAAACALITETPRPDSETDFPPPLEVMNALNELRSLRRELFQVQRRYRVAIPLWLEPDLIGLVEQWVEGKEWYELCQGTNLDEGDLVRILRRTRDFLSQIPHVPYLTNSLKDSARTATQAMERFPVQEFS, translated from the coding sequence GTGAGTGTTTTTCCCATCAATTCCACATTAGATTTAAGCACCCTCTTTCCCTTTGAATTAGATAATTTTCAGGTTCGCGCGATCGCTGCTTTAGAACAAGACAAGTCTGTAGTTGTCTCAGTTCCTACCGGTTCAGGTAAAACCTTAGTAGGAGAGTATGCTATCCATCGCGCCCTTGCCAAAGGAAAACGAGTTTTCTATACCACACCCTTAAAAGCCCTCTCCAATCAAAAGTTGCGAGATTTTCAAGAACAATTTGGGTCGGAACAAGTCGGACTCCTGACAGGGGATATTTCTGTCAATCGCAATGCCGGGGTGGTGGTAATGACAACGGAAATTTTCCGCAATATGCTCTATGGAACCTCGATTGGGGCAGTGGGAACGTCTCTGGAAAATGTGGAAACCGTGGTGTTAGATGAATGCCACTACATGAATGATCCCAACCGAGGAACAGTATGGGAAGAGTCAATTATTTATTGTCCTCAAGAAATTCAATTAGTCGCCTTATCAGCAACCATTGCTAATGCTGGACAACTCACTGACTGGATTAATGAAATTCATGGGGCAACCGAACTAATTAAATCAGATTTTCGCCCTGTACCCTTAGAATTTTACTTTAGCAACCCTAAAGGACTATTTCCTCTACTGGATCAAAAGAAACAGAAGATCAATTCTCGCCTCAAACCGAAGAAAAAAGGAGGAAAAAATCGCGTTAGTAAGTCAGATTGCCCTGACATTGGAACGGTAGTGGAACAACTCGCAGAACGAGATTTACTTCCAGCCATTTACTTTATTTTCAGTCGTCGCGGTTGTGATTTAGCAGTAGAGCAATTAAACTTTCTCTCTTTAGTCACTGCCGAAGAAAGCGAGCAAATTCAAAGCGCTCTAGAAGAATTTTTACACAAGCATCCAGAGGGGGCAAGGGCTGCCCAAGTGGAACCGCTACGGCGGGGAATTGCCGCGCATCATGCTGGGATTTTACCGGCTTGGAAGGGCTTAGTGGAAGAGTTATTTACTCGCGGTTTGGTGAAAGTTGTGTTTGCCACAGAAACTCTTGCTGCTGGAATTAATATGCCTGCCAGAACCACTGTTATTTCCTCTTTATCCAAACGAACTGATCAAGGACATCGTTTATTACGGGCTTCAGAATTTCTACAAATGTCAGGAAGGGCTGGACGTAGAGGCATGGATGAACGGGGAAATGTGGTCTGTGTGCAAACTCGCTTTGAAGGGGCAAAAGAGGCGGCCTATTTAGCCACCCAAGAGGCTGATCCCCTCGTTAGCCAGTTTACGCCTACTTATGGTATGGTGCTAAATTTATTACAACGCCAGACAATTCAAGAAGCGAAATCATTATTACAGCGTAGTTTTGCTCAGTATTTAGCCAATCAAAAGTTAATTCCAGAACAAAAGGCGATCGCGCAGTTAACCCAAGATATTGCTCGCATTGATGTGGAAATTGCTCCTATTCCCCGAGAATACTTTCATCAGTACGAAAAACTGCAAGCCCATCTTAAAGAAGAGCGACGGATTCTTAAGTATCTAGAAAGACAAGCCCAGCGCGATCGCGCTCCCGCTTTAAATGCTGCCCTTGCCGAGATTCGCAGCGGTGATTTACTCTATCTGAAAGGAAAATATGTCACCGTAGCCACTCCGATGCCCGCAGTGTTAGTGGATCGTCAACCCAGTCCCGGGCAATCCTCTCTCTTAATTTGCCTTGCCGAAGATAATCGCTGGTATGTGGCAACAGAAAGAGATGTCAGCGCGATCGGAGAAACCCTTGTTTCCCAAGCCAAAATCAGTGATCTCCAACCACCACGGGACTTAGAATTGAAGCCCGGCAAACGCCGTCGCGGTAACGAAATAACAGGGGAAATTGCTGAAAAATTAAAAGCAAGAACCCCTCCTAATCTAGATTCCCCAGAAGTGGAAGCCCAACAAGCCAAAATTGCCAATCTCCAACAACAACTCAAAGATCATCCGCTGCAACAATGGGGACAGCCCAAGCAACTCTTAAAAACCTATAATCGTCGTCGCCAATGTGTAGAGGAACTGCAAAAACACCAGGCTAACACCCGAGAAAACCAATCTCAACACTGGCAAGAATTTCTCAACATTTGTGAAGTTTTAAAAACTTTTCAAGGCTTAGATAACTATCATCAACCTACTCCCCTAGGAGAAACTGCCGCTACTATTCGCGGCGATAATGAACTGTGGTTGGCACTTGTGCTACGCTCTGGATATTTAGATCAACTCTCCCCTTCTCATTTAGCAGCTGCCGCCTGTGCTTTAATTACAGAAACCCCTCGTCCTGACAGTGAGACAGACTTTCCACCCCCCTTAGAAGTAATGAACGCATTGAATGAACTAAGGAGTCTCCGTCGAGAATTATTCCAAGTGCAAAGACGATACCGCGTTGCAATTCCCCTCTGGTTAGAACCTGATTTAATCGGGTTAGTGGAACAGTGGGTAGAAGGAAAAGAGTGGTATGAATTATGTCAAGGCACTAACTTAGACGAAGGAGACTTAGTCCGAATTTTACGGCGGACACGAGATTTCCTCTCTCAAATTCCTCATGTTCCTTATCTAACTAATTCCTTAAAAGACAGTGCCAGAACTGCAACCCAAGCTATGGAACGTTTCCCAGTACAAGAGTTTTCCTAG
- the queF gene encoding preQ(1) synthase, translated as MVEEATNQSEMKYGEREIAEGELITFPNPRPGRRYNVDINLPEFTCKCPFSGYPDFATIKIRYMPDQSVVELKAIKLYINSYRDRYISHEEAVNQILDDFVAACNPLEVTVTGDFSPRGNVHTVVEVHHKQPRV; from the coding sequence ATGGTGGAAGAAGCGACGAATCAATCGGAAATGAAGTATGGGGAACGGGAAATTGCTGAAGGGGAGTTGATTACTTTTCCGAACCCGCGTCCGGGGCGACGTTATAATGTTGATATTAATTTGCCAGAGTTTACTTGCAAATGTCCTTTTTCGGGTTATCCTGATTTTGCGACGATTAAAATTCGCTATATGCCCGATCAGTCAGTGGTAGAGTTGAAGGCGATTAAGCTCTATATTAATAGTTATCGCGATCGCTATATTTCCCATGAGGAAGCAGTTAATCAAATTTTAGATGATTTTGTCGCTGCTTGTAATCCTTTAGAAGTGACGGTGACAGGAGACTTTTCTCCACGAGGAAATGTGCATACTGTGGTAGAAGTCCATCACAAACAGCCTCGGGTGTAA
- a CDS encoding CIA30 family protein, whose protein sequence is MSQKKSWNIIRFFQTLTYFDVIPFLSKIPGVKAMILDNQSTKTPEFKPSKTGTILVAGATGGVGKRVVRELQKQNYPVRALVRSIDRAQTILGENLDQRSEQAPSLEEGVISDQRSSAGSRIQFGSTDDFYEGDITIPESLKPELMKNVTAVICCTGTRIQPVEGDTPDRQKYYQGVKFYEPEVAESTPEAVEYKGIKNLVELASNSLRDPSFQPIFDFRNANEEMKAIWGALDDVVMGGVSASGFSVNDQRGIFSGNVSTDNNGGFASVRTRNFETPLNLSGYQGIYLKVKGDGNRYKFFLRCDPKWDSIGYASSFDTKKDTWQDIYLPFSEFKPVFRAKVVNEAPPVKENEIYSLQLMLSKFEYNQELNPYFQPGTFHLDIETIEAYGGEKTPQFIMISSAGVTRPGRNDLDLSQEPPAVQMNDQLGGILTWKLAGENSIRDSGLPYTIIRPCALTEETTPENLYLEQGDTLKGQVSRETISQLCLEILKAPEAVNKTFEVSKTSGNRLENWTQQLSSLQPDC, encoded by the coding sequence ATGAGCCAAAAAAAATCTTGGAATATTATTCGTTTTTTTCAAACTTTAACCTATTTTGATGTCATCCCCTTTTTAAGCAAAATCCCCGGAGTAAAAGCCATGATTTTAGATAATCAATCAACAAAAACCCCTGAATTTAAGCCCTCAAAAACGGGAACAATTTTAGTGGCAGGAGCAACTGGAGGTGTCGGAAAACGAGTAGTAAGAGAATTACAAAAACAAAATTATCCCGTGCGTGCTTTAGTCAGAAGCATCGATCGCGCTCAGACCATTTTAGGAGAAAATCTAGATCAACGGTCAGAGCAGGCGCCTTCCCTTGAGGAAGGCGTAATCTCTGACCAACGGTCATCCGCAGGCTCCCGAATTCAGTTCGGGAGTACGGATGACTTTTATGAAGGCGATATTACCATTCCAGAAAGCCTAAAACCAGAACTAATGAAAAACGTCACGGCAGTAATTTGTTGTACAGGAACTCGCATTCAACCAGTAGAAGGTGATACTCCTGATCGTCAAAAATATTATCAAGGAGTAAAATTTTACGAACCCGAAGTAGCCGAATCAACCCCCGAAGCAGTGGAATACAAAGGGATCAAAAATTTGGTAGAACTTGCCTCAAACTCTCTTCGCGATCCCTCCTTTCAGCCCATATTTGACTTTAGAAATGCCAATGAAGAAATGAAAGCAATTTGGGGAGCCTTAGATGATGTCGTCATGGGCGGCGTAAGTGCTAGTGGCTTTTCGGTTAATGATCAGCGAGGAATTTTTTCGGGAAATGTTTCCACAGATAATAATGGGGGATTTGCCTCAGTTCGGACGCGGAATTTTGAAACCCCATTAAACCTTTCAGGATATCAAGGGATTTATTTAAAAGTAAAAGGCGATGGCAATCGTTATAAATTTTTTCTCCGTTGTGACCCCAAGTGGGATAGCATTGGTTATGCAAGTTCATTTGATACTAAAAAAGATACCTGGCAAGATATCTATCTTCCTTTCTCAGAATTTAAGCCTGTTTTTCGCGCCAAAGTCGTTAATGAGGCCCCTCCTGTTAAAGAAAATGAAATTTATTCCTTGCAGTTAATGTTGAGTAAATTTGAATATAACCAAGAGCTTAATCCTTACTTTCAACCGGGAACATTTCATTTAGATATAGAAACCATAGAAGCCTATGGAGGGGAAAAAACGCCACAATTTATTATGATTAGTTCTGCTGGAGTAACCCGTCCCGGACGAAACGATCTGGATCTGAGTCAAGAACCCCCTGCTGTGCAAATGAACGATCAATTAGGAGGCATTTTAACTTGGAAATTAGCAGGAGAAAATAGTATTCGAGACAGTGGCTTACCCTATACAATTATTCGTCCTTGCGCCCTTACCGAAGAAACCACACCTGAGAATTTATATTTAGAACAAGGAGATACCTTAAAAGGTCAAGTAAGCCGAGAAACCATTTCCCAATTATGTCTAGAAATTCTTAAAGCACCAGAAGCGGTAAATAAGACATTTGAAGTGTCTAAAACTTCTGGTAATCGCTTAGAAAATTGGACTCAACAATTATCCTCATTACAGCCAGACTGCTAG
- a CDS encoding vWA domain-containing protein produces the protein MIDRALDNCSSTVTPSSDSLHPLQQVALNWIAFWQGRDVVFAVDVTASVRLDDQGRLRIEQIIRDAINRGDTVYIAPFADTIEVTNIREVTSEEDIDEVLTEIPLEPDPDRANTDIQNAELFTYQFLAQQNHCRLVENDGIREQAVVWLTDAPLETETGDEWIETPADSPFRDVDSSESQLRRDWLEALPREARSRRIPTGDDEFYDLTIVDIPPTLQEFCTPAPSGEEVCFINRYLFQQLWLPTTSVLVFFVTAITLLGFWYSWQKPWRLTIELEAEEKEDYPVKFLKSNQRLAIGDQDASATDYIECPGNEIRAYLERKRNQLYLIPTQEAPIFYKDKEVTTRTKITGKRLRFNCPENKKDFEFVVKID, from the coding sequence TTGATCGATCGCGCTTTGGATAATTGTTCTTCTACCGTTACCCCTAGTTCTGATTCTCTCCATCCCCTGCAACAGGTCGCATTAAACTGGATTGCCTTTTGGCAGGGGCGAGATGTGGTGTTTGCTGTTGATGTAACTGCCAGTGTGCGCCTTGATGATCAAGGTCGGTTACGCATTGAGCAAATTATTCGTGATGCCATTAATCGCGGGGATACCGTTTATATTGCCCCTTTTGCTGATACCATTGAGGTTACGAATATAAGGGAAGTGACCAGCGAAGAGGACATTGATGAGGTTTTAACAGAAATTCCTTTAGAACCTGATCCAGATCGGGCTAATACTGATATTCAGAATGCAGAGTTATTTACTTATCAGTTTTTAGCCCAACAAAATCACTGTCGTCTGGTGGAAAATGATGGCATTCGGGAACAAGCGGTGGTTTGGCTAACGGATGCCCCCTTAGAAACTGAAACTGGGGATGAGTGGATTGAAACCCCTGCTGATAGTCCGTTTCGGGATGTAGATTCCTCAGAAAGTCAACTGCGACGGGATTGGCTAGAGGCGTTACCGAGAGAAGCGCGATCGCGCCGTATTCCCACAGGAGACGATGAATTTTACGATCTTACGATTGTCGATATTCCCCCTACCTTACAAGAATTTTGCACCCCTGCACCCAGTGGGGAAGAAGTCTGTTTCATCAACCGCTATCTCTTCCAACAATTATGGCTACCAACGACAAGCGTTCTGGTTTTTTTCGTTACCGCCATCACCCTGTTAGGATTTTGGTATAGTTGGCAAAAACCTTGGCGACTCACCATTGAATTAGAAGCGGAAGAGAAAGAAGATTATCCTGTAAAGTTCTTGAAATCTAATCAACGTTTAGCTATTGGTGATCAAGATGCCTCCGCCACTGATTATATAGAATGTCCGGGGAATGAAATTCGTGCCTACCTAGAACGCAAACGCAATCAACTTTATCTGATTCCGACACAAGAAGCCCCAATTTTTTATAAAGATAAAGAAGTGACTACTCGAACTAAAATTACTGGCAAACGTCTGCGCTTCAATTGTCCAGAAAATAAAAAAGATTTTGAATTTGTCGTTAAAATTGATTAA
- a CDS encoding tubulin-like doman-containing protein — protein MQAKERNLRGVKRTICIGLGGTGKNVLMQLRRLIVDRYGDLNELPIIGFTHIDTDKGAAQSSGLRTGNTYHGVSLSFRDSEKVSATMSSKEVTNFVQGLERRNQSDRSSPYDHIGRWFPPQLLRNIKAVEEGAKGIRPVGRLAFFHNYSNIRSAIETAEKRTRGHEAKLLQKGLYLEPGLNIFIIGSLCGGTGSGMVLDTAYSLRQDYGDQGAQVFGYLVISPQLYGNNPSQSANTYAALKELNYYSTPGSQFQAVYDPQNLVWVEEKRAPFDYTYLISSETGGEYTILDQRKLCNVIAHKIGLEFSSELAPVMSGMRDNFLSHLIGWDQHPRRNSQGYLTFGLAAIYFPRDRIVQIALNRISLNLLEFWLNGKGQKPDVNLLLEQFMTGASWHQSLDAKDNFTYRLREASRDGKYSFTDRLKSWRNNQEKLINENSKKPDDRARLYQQLPKQFKQEFRKVQPGETESVRGEWITRLKQAQPKLTATLKEEIYQFLVGLLTPSNQNFSLRVSREWLEALFSELNNYQRELEEKIRQDNQFHTLEEVEKTWRNTQEEIDEIDQKFKLFGNKGSKIQEEARGALQRVNKLIQENFELALNQEALKIVQQLQEYVQARSRELANLSRTVDSLRNDYLEEESELKQLNFDEMSGEAIFNDEDIQQCCETLLPSEEARSRLVLVSDQITEHIGEEKSLINLVEENYINEDSLQNSIYQAVDTLFGRHSSTVINSVIKRFLQNYRGSERSIRLNQILQQAAPLLKLNKADPHYVDDSAKSSRIIGFRDTDETEVQQFKEILYNDLAIPNSEMKPTQAEDEIIIVSEYAGFPLRLIEGLDQMRKHYVKATTSAKEFLHNDAQTTFTDIIPPDANTLEDLQDIFYPSLALELLSSNAETGQLEFTYDDKMRGYEKTASLSPIWEQALETLYRQTDLATTLQDNLEAIITEIKNQPQQWEEYYRPKFQQFVQYVDNIPDTDPNYPYRDTLLGIEGTLDTPYQEGVLERFRKRIEREIQPLLQSQEQASRVIEGKPEEEIEDAEIVEDSQQGLSELEKLIQHKEKGYLSEEEFQAAKRRLLGL, from the coding sequence ATGCAAGCGAAAGAAAGAAATTTACGCGGTGTCAAGCGAACCATCTGTATTGGGTTAGGGGGAACAGGAAAAAATGTTTTAATGCAGTTACGGCGATTAATTGTTGATCGTTATGGCGACTTAAACGAACTCCCAATTATTGGTTTTACGCATATTGATACTGATAAGGGGGCAGCCCAAAGTTCAGGGTTACGCACTGGGAATACTTATCATGGGGTTTCCTTAAGTTTTCGGGATTCTGAAAAAGTTTCCGCCACCATGAGTAGTAAAGAAGTTACCAATTTTGTTCAAGGATTAGAGCGTAGAAATCAATCTGATCGATCCAGTCCTTATGATCATATTGGTCGTTGGTTTCCACCGCAATTACTCCGCAATATTAAAGCAGTAGAAGAAGGGGCAAAAGGAATCCGCCCTGTCGGACGATTAGCATTTTTCCATAACTATTCTAACATTAGAAGTGCGATTGAAACTGCTGAAAAACGAACCCGAGGACATGAAGCCAAGTTATTACAAAAAGGGCTTTATTTAGAACCCGGTTTAAATATTTTTATTATTGGTTCTTTGTGTGGGGGAACAGGGAGTGGAATGGTGCTTGATACTGCTTATAGTTTGCGTCAAGACTATGGTGATCAAGGGGCGCAAGTTTTTGGTTATTTAGTGATTAGTCCACAGCTTTATGGTAATAATCCGAGTCAAAGTGCGAACACTTATGCAGCGTTAAAAGAGTTAAATTACTATAGCACCCCAGGTAGTCAATTTCAAGCAGTTTATGATCCCCAAAATCTGGTTTGGGTAGAAGAAAAACGCGCTCCCTTTGATTATACTTATCTGATTTCTAGTGAAACAGGTGGCGAATATACGATTCTAGATCAGCGAAAATTATGTAATGTTATTGCTCATAAAATTGGCTTAGAATTTTCTAGTGAATTAGCCCCTGTTATGAGTGGAATGCGGGATAACTTTTTAAGCCATTTAATCGGTTGGGATCAACATCCGCGGCGTAATAGTCAGGGCTATTTAACGTTTGGATTAGCGGCAATTTATTTTCCGCGCGATCGCATTGTCCAAATTGCCTTAAATCGAATTAGTTTAAATCTTTTAGAATTTTGGCTGAATGGTAAGGGACAAAAACCCGATGTTAATTTGTTACTAGAACAGTTTATGACGGGGGCAAGTTGGCATCAAAGTTTAGATGCGAAAGATAACTTTACCTATCGCCTACGGGAAGCAAGTCGGGATGGTAAATATAGCTTTACGGATCGCCTGAAAAGTTGGCGTAATAATCAAGAAAAGTTAATTAATGAAAATAGTAAGAAGCCTGACGATCGCGCTCGCCTTTATCAACAACTTCCCAAACAGTTTAAGCAAGAATTTCGGAAAGTACAACCCGGAGAAACGGAAAGTGTACGGGGGGAATGGATTACTCGCCTCAAACAAGCGCAACCGAAGCTAACCGCCACCTTAAAAGAAGAAATTTATCAATTTTTAGTGGGGTTACTTACCCCCAGTAATCAAAACTTTTCCTTGCGTGTGAGTCGAGAATGGTTAGAAGCCTTATTCAGCGAATTAAATAATTATCAGCGCGAATTGGAAGAAAAAATCCGACAAGATAACCAATTCCATACTCTAGAAGAAGTGGAAAAAACTTGGCGCAATACCCAAGAAGAAATTGACGAAATTGATCAGAAATTTAAGCTGTTTGGTAATAAAGGAAGTAAAATTCAAGAAGAAGCTCGCGGTGCGTTACAACGAGTGAATAAATTAATCCAAGAGAACTTTGAACTAGCTTTAAATCAAGAAGCCTTAAAAATTGTTCAACAATTACAGGAATATGTTCAAGCGCGATCGCGCGAATTGGCAAATTTAAGTCGCACCGTTGATAGTTTAAGAAATGACTATTTAGAAGAAGAAAGTGAACTCAAGCAACTGAACTTTGATGAAATGAGTGGAGAAGCCATTTTTAATGATGAAGATATCCAGCAATGTTGTGAGACATTATTACCCTCAGAAGAAGCGCGATCGCGCCTAGTTTTAGTTAGCGATCAAATTACTGAACACATTGGGGAAGAAAAATCTCTCATTAACCTCGTAGAAGAAAACTATATCAACGAAGACAGCTTACAAAATTCCATTTATCAAGCCGTTGATACCCTTTTTGGTCGTCACAGTTCTACAGTTATTAATTCCGTGATTAAACGGTTTCTGCAAAACTATCGAGGTTCAGAACGTTCTATTCGCTTAAACCAAATATTACAACAAGCGGCTCCCTTACTGAAACTCAATAAAGCCGATCCCCATTACGTGGATGATAGTGCAAAAAGTTCCAGAATTATTGGCTTTCGCGATACCGATGAAACCGAAGTACAACAATTTAAAGAAATTTTATACAACGATTTAGCCATCCCCAACTCAGAAATGAAACCCACTCAAGCCGAAGACGAAATTATTATTGTGAGTGAATACGCTGGCTTTCCGCTACGTCTCATTGAAGGCTTAGATCAAATGCGAAAACATTACGTTAAAGCCACAACCTCTGCCAAAGAATTTCTCCATAATGATGCCCAAACCACTTTTACCGATATTATTCCCCCTGATGCCAATACCTTAGAAGACTTACAAGATATTTTCTATCCTTCCCTTGCTTTAGAGTTATTATCTTCCAATGCAGAAACGGGACAACTCGAATTTACTTATGATGATAAAATGCGAGGCTATGAAAAAACCGCCTCTCTCAGTCCAATTTGGGAACAGGCATTAGAAACCCTATATCGACAAACTGATCTCGCCACCACCCTCCAAGACAACTTGGAAGCCATCATCACAGAAATTAAAAATCAGCCTCAACAATGGGAAGAATATTATCGTCCAAAATTCCAACAATTTGTCCAATATGTGGATAACATTCCTGATACTGATCCGAATTACCCCTATCGAGATACTCTCCTTGGAATTGAAGGAACACTTGATACTCCCTACCAAGAAGGAGTGTTAGAAAGATTCCGCAAACGTATTGAACGGGAAATTCAGCCGTTACTCCAATCTCAAGAACAAGCCTCCCGTGTGATTGAAGGGAAGCCAGAAGAAGAAATAGAAGATGCAGAAATTGTAGAAGACTCCCAACAAGGCTTAAGTGAACTAGAGAAATTAATTCAGCATAAAGAGAAGGGATATCTCTCTGAAGAAGAGTTTCAAGCGGCGAAACGAAGATTATTAGGGCTTTAG